Genomic segment of Sphingopyxis lindanitolerans:
CTATCCGACCAAACCGCAATTTTTCGGCCTGAAGGTCGGAACCGAATTCTGATCCCGCCCACCCGCTCCGCTCCATCTGCGGAGCGGGGCGGTCGTCCCGACCCCGCCGGATTTCCTTTCCCGACGCGTCGGCGCGCGCCCTTCGACCATCCAGGAACCGCCACCATGACCCAGGTCGCAGCCATCGACGACGCCGAACCGACCCTTCGCCCGCATCTGGGGCTCTGGCACCTGATCGCGGCGGGGGTCGGCTCGACGATCGGTTCGGGCATCTTCGTGATCACCGGCACCGCGGCGGCGCAATATGCCGGCCCGGCGATATCGCTGTCGTTCATCCTGGCTGCCGCGGTCTGTCTGTGCACCGCCTATTGTTACGGCGAACTCGCGGGGCTGCTGCCCAAATCGGGCGGCGCCTACAGCTATGCCCTCGCCAGTTCGGGACCGCTGATCGGCTGGACTGTCGGCTGGTGCCTCGTGCTCGAATATCTCGTCGCCTGTTCGACCGTCGCGGTGGGCTGGTCGAGCTATTTCACCGATCTGGTCGCCAGCATGGGGGTGCGAATCCCCGACTGGATCGCCACGGCGCCGATCAATTTCGACAAGGCGGGGCATCCGGTCGCGACCGGTGCTTTGTTCAACCTGCCCGCTGCGTTGATCGTCGGTCTGGTCACGATGCTGTTGATCGTCGGCATCAAGGAAACCAATCGCGCCAATATCGCGATGGTGGTCATCAAGGTCGGGATCATCCTGCTCGTCGTCGGGTTCGGCGCGGCCTATGTCCGCGCCGAGCATTTCACCCCCTATATTCCCGAAAATAGGGGCAGCTACGGCGAATTCGGATGGAGCGGCGTGCTGCGCGGGTCCGCAGTGATCTTCTATGCCTTTCTGGGCTTTGACGGCGTATCGACCAGCGCGCAGGAAAGCCGGAATCCCCAGCGCGACATCGGTTGGGGGATCATCGGCGCGCTGGCTGCGTGCACCGTCCTCTACGTCGCCATGGCGGTCGTGATGACCGGGATGGCCGACTATCGGACATTGAATGTGGCGAACCCGGTCTCGGTCGCGCTGGCGGCGGCGGGCGGCGATCTCGACTGGCTGCGCACGCTCGTGAATATCGGCGTGGTGATCGGGCTTG
This window contains:
- a CDS encoding amino acid permease is translated as MTQVAAIDDAEPTLRPHLGLWHLIAAGVGSTIGSGIFVITGTAAAQYAGPAISLSFILAAAVCLCTAYCYGELAGLLPKSGGAYSYALASSGPLIGWTVGWCLVLEYLVACSTVAVGWSSYFTDLVASMGVRIPDWIATAPINFDKAGHPVATGALFNLPAALIVGLVTMLLIVGIKETNRANIAMVVIKVGIILLVVGFGAAYVRAEHFTPYIPENRGSYGEFGWSGVLRGSAVIFYAFLGFDGVSTSAQESRNPQRDIGWGIIGALAACTVLYVAMAVVMTGMADYRTLNVANPVSVALAAAGGDLDWLRTLVNIGVVIGLASAILMGLYGQSRILYVMAQDRMVPPIFARIAPRFRTPAVGTVIVGAACALIAGLFPIDILGELVSIGSLLAFAFVCWSVLVLRRRMPDAPRPFRTPLSPLLPAVGIASSLYLMVSLPGDTWIRLLLWMAVGMMIYLGYSRPRRRAGGLSA